The Engystomops pustulosus chromosome 4, aEngPut4.maternal, whole genome shotgun sequence genome contains a region encoding:
- the MPI gene encoding mannose-6-phosphate isomerase isoform X2: MFLLSCVVQDYAWGKLGGDSEVAQLWANGDSGRKIEANKPYAELWMGTHPKGDALITDNRVNQKTLGQWIAAHPDCLGSKVREVFQDQLPFLFKVLSVRLALSIQAHPDKALAKKLHAQFPQHYPDDNHKPEMAIALTPFRGLCGFRPISEIVGFLQGIPEFRALIGQDAAQQLESSTEDPSKEVEQKKALQHCFTCMMQSSKKEFAEQLNLLVQRVTQQVQRGEDVSYCIGSLLLKLHSQFPGDIGCFAIYFLNVVTLQPGEAMYLGANEPHAYLEGDCVECMACSDNTVRAGLTPKFIDVDTLCAMLTYIPAPAADKLFTPSPVSGDPYALLYNPPVPDFSVIKIEVPSSVSQYLVAPLDSASILLLVRGQASSQGSHESLSLRPGTVLFISANESITLSVEPSHNLLLFRACCVL; encoded by the exons A TGTTTCTTCTGTCCTGTGTGGTACAAGACTATGCATGGGGCAAGCTTGGAGGTGACAGTGAAGTAGCACAGCTATGGGCTAATGGTGACTCTGGACGCAAAATCGAGGCAAATAAACCTTACGCAGAG TTGTGGATGGGAACACATCCCAAAGGTGATGCTTTGATAACAGACAATCGTGTTAACCAGAAGACTTTAGGACAATGGATTGCAGCCCATCCAGATTGTCTGGGGTCAAAGGTCAGAGAAGTTTTCCAGgatcagctgccattcctgttTAAAGTTCTGTCTGTGAGGCTTGCACTGTCCATCCAAGCTCATCCAGACAAg GCACTGGCCAAGAAGCTGCATGCTCAATTTCCTCAGCATTATCCTGATGACAACCACAAGCCAGAGATGGCCATTGCTCTCACCCCTTTCCGGGGTCTTTGTGGATTCAGACCTATATCTGAGATTGTAGGATTCTTGCAGG GTATCCCAGAGTTCCGTGCACTTATTGGTCAGGATGCTGCGCAACAGCTGGAGTCCAGTACAGAAGATCCTAGTAAGGAGGTGGAGCAGAAGAAGGCGCTGCAGCACTGCTTCACCTGCATGATGCAGAGCTCCAAAAAAGAGTTTGCAGAACAATTGAACCTACTGGTGCAGCGTGTAACACAAcaag ttcaAAGAGGTGAAGATGTGTCGTACTGTATTGGTAGTCTTCTCCTCAAACTCCACTCCCAGTTCCCCGGAGACATCGGTTGCTTTGCTATTTATTTTCTCAATGTGGTGACCCTTCAGCCTGGAGAGGCAATGTATCTGGGAGCCAATGAACCCCACGCATATTTGGAGGGAG ACTGTGTGGAATGCATGGCGTGTTCTGATAATACAGTCCGTGCAGGGCTTACCCCTAAGTTTATTGATGTGGATACACTTTGTGCAATGCTGACATACATACCAGCTCCTGCTGCTGACAAGCTGTTTACCCCTTCTCCAGTTAGTGGAGACCCTTACGCCCTCCTCTACAACCCTCCCGTACCTGATTTCTCAGTTATCAAAATTGAG GTTCCATCTTCAGTATCACAGTACCTGGTGGCGCCCTTAGATTCTGCAAGCATTCTCCTGTTAGTCAGGGGCCAAGCCTCCAGCCAAGGAAGTCATGAAAGTTTAAGTCTTCGTCCAGGAACGGTTCTTTTCATCTCTGCTAATGAAAGTATAACTCTGAGTGTGGAGCCATCCCACAATCTCCTTTTATTCAGGGCTTGTTGTGTGTTGTAA
- the MPI gene encoding mannose-6-phosphate isomerase isoform X1, with protein sequence MMAEPRVFLLSCVVQDYAWGKLGGDSEVAQLWANGDSGRKIEANKPYAELWMGTHPKGDALITDNRVNQKTLGQWIAAHPDCLGSKVREVFQDQLPFLFKVLSVRLALSIQAHPDKALAKKLHAQFPQHYPDDNHKPEMAIALTPFRGLCGFRPISEIVGFLQGIPEFRALIGQDAAQQLESSTEDPSKEVEQKKALQHCFTCMMQSSKKEFAEQLNLLVQRVTQQVQRGEDVSYCIGSLLLKLHSQFPGDIGCFAIYFLNVVTLQPGEAMYLGANEPHAYLEGDCVECMACSDNTVRAGLTPKFIDVDTLCAMLTYIPAPAADKLFTPSPVSGDPYALLYNPPVPDFSVIKIEVPSSVSQYLVAPLDSASILLLVRGQASSQGSHESLSLRPGTVLFISANESITLSVEPSHNLLLFRACCVL encoded by the exons ATGATGGCTGAACCCAGAG TGTTTCTTCTGTCCTGTGTGGTACAAGACTATGCATGGGGCAAGCTTGGAGGTGACAGTGAAGTAGCACAGCTATGGGCTAATGGTGACTCTGGACGCAAAATCGAGGCAAATAAACCTTACGCAGAG TTGTGGATGGGAACACATCCCAAAGGTGATGCTTTGATAACAGACAATCGTGTTAACCAGAAGACTTTAGGACAATGGATTGCAGCCCATCCAGATTGTCTGGGGTCAAAGGTCAGAGAAGTTTTCCAGgatcagctgccattcctgttTAAAGTTCTGTCTGTGAGGCTTGCACTGTCCATCCAAGCTCATCCAGACAAg GCACTGGCCAAGAAGCTGCATGCTCAATTTCCTCAGCATTATCCTGATGACAACCACAAGCCAGAGATGGCCATTGCTCTCACCCCTTTCCGGGGTCTTTGTGGATTCAGACCTATATCTGAGATTGTAGGATTCTTGCAGG GTATCCCAGAGTTCCGTGCACTTATTGGTCAGGATGCTGCGCAACAGCTGGAGTCCAGTACAGAAGATCCTAGTAAGGAGGTGGAGCAGAAGAAGGCGCTGCAGCACTGCTTCACCTGCATGATGCAGAGCTCCAAAAAAGAGTTTGCAGAACAATTGAACCTACTGGTGCAGCGTGTAACACAAcaag ttcaAAGAGGTGAAGATGTGTCGTACTGTATTGGTAGTCTTCTCCTCAAACTCCACTCCCAGTTCCCCGGAGACATCGGTTGCTTTGCTATTTATTTTCTCAATGTGGTGACCCTTCAGCCTGGAGAGGCAATGTATCTGGGAGCCAATGAACCCCACGCATATTTGGAGGGAG ACTGTGTGGAATGCATGGCGTGTTCTGATAATACAGTCCGTGCAGGGCTTACCCCTAAGTTTATTGATGTGGATACACTTTGTGCAATGCTGACATACATACCAGCTCCTGCTGCTGACAAGCTGTTTACCCCTTCTCCAGTTAGTGGAGACCCTTACGCCCTCCTCTACAACCCTCCCGTACCTGATTTCTCAGTTATCAAAATTGAG GTTCCATCTTCAGTATCACAGTACCTGGTGGCGCCCTTAGATTCTGCAAGCATTCTCCTGTTAGTCAGGGGCCAAGCCTCCAGCCAAGGAAGTCATGAAAGTTTAAGTCTTCGTCCAGGAACGGTTCTTTTCATCTCTGCTAATGAAAGTATAACTCTGAGTGTGGAGCCATCCCACAATCTCCTTTTATTCAGGGCTTGTTGTGTGTTGTAA